Proteins encoded within one genomic window of Amycolatopsis nigrescens CSC17Ta-90:
- a CDS encoding LysR family transcriptional regulator: MTFDEIEAFVCIAEVGGFTEASRRLHRSQPAISRRIHELERTLDAVLFERVGRRVTLTAAGRALLPHAEAALAAIRDGARAVRDRPGDALPFRLAIVGTLADSHIVDALREFTSKSEVPVDLRTATSREVSALVRSGDADLGLRYHPDADPKLESIPLGEEKLYVVVPASHRITARRLPDLRPLADEKWLGFPAERGRHDSFRRLLERQLTDSDAAPPSITTVDSLTAQKRLVEAGLGVALMPVSSVREELRIGSLRTIDVPSMNARIPVVAVRRTAGHQSQAAAEFLKVLANHTPDLLGS, from the coding sequence ATGACGTTCGACGAGATCGAAGCCTTCGTCTGCATCGCCGAGGTGGGCGGGTTCACCGAGGCATCCCGGCGGCTGCACCGTTCCCAGCCCGCGATCAGCCGGCGGATACACGAACTGGAGCGCACCCTCGACGCGGTGCTGTTCGAGCGGGTCGGCCGCCGGGTAACGCTCACCGCCGCGGGGCGCGCCCTGCTGCCGCACGCCGAGGCCGCACTGGCCGCGATCCGCGACGGTGCGCGGGCCGTCCGGGACCGCCCCGGCGACGCGCTGCCCTTCCGCCTTGCCATCGTCGGCACACTGGCCGACTCGCACATCGTCGACGCGCTGCGCGAGTTCACGTCGAAGTCCGAGGTCCCGGTCGATCTGCGCACCGCGACCAGCCGCGAGGTGAGCGCGCTGGTCCGCAGCGGCGATGCGGACCTCGGCCTGCGCTACCACCCCGATGCCGACCCCAAACTGGAGTCGATCCCGCTCGGCGAGGAGAAGCTCTACGTCGTGGTGCCCGCCTCGCACCGGATCACCGCCCGTCGGCTGCCGGACCTGCGCCCGCTGGCGGACGAGAAGTGGCTCGGCTTTCCGGCGGAACGCGGCCGCCATGACTCGTTCCGCCGGCTTCTCGAACGCCAGTTGACCGATTCCGATGCGGCGCCCCCGTCGATCACCACGGTGGACAGCCTCACCGCGCAGAAGCGACTGGTCGAGGCCGGGCTCGGCGTCGCGCTCATGCCCGTCAGCAGTGTCCGGGAGGAGCTGCGAATCGGCAGCCTTCGCACGATCGATGTGCCCAGCATGAACGCGCGCATACCGGTCGTCGCCGTCCGCCGGACCGCCGGCCACCAGAGCCAGGCGGCGGCGGAGTTCCTGAAGGTGCTGGCCAACCACACACCGGACCTACTGGGTTCCTAG
- a CDS encoding isocitrate lyase/PEP mutase family protein: MTDQAAKAARFRALHERPEPFLLPNPWDAGTARLLAGLGFEALATTSLGVANLAGRTRVGRQEILDNCRTLSEATPLPVNADLENGFADDPVDAAKMIEAACASGVVGASIEDYTGDRRTPIYDFGLAVDRVRAAVEVARSLPLPFVLTARAENLLHGVNDLDDTIGRLQAFEEAGADVLYAPGLRTLADMRTVVSSVGKPVNVVMGFADPSITLEQLAEVGVRRVSIGGALSRIALKSFMDAARQMRGGRFGFVAELPPISELHEAFTRDE, translated from the coding sequence ATGACCGATCAAGCAGCCAAAGCCGCGCGGTTCCGCGCCTTGCACGAACGGCCGGAGCCCTTTCTGCTCCCGAATCCCTGGGACGCCGGAACCGCCCGTCTGCTGGCCGGCCTCGGTTTCGAAGCCCTCGCCACCACGAGCCTCGGCGTGGCCAACCTGGCAGGCCGCACCCGCGTCGGCCGGCAGGAGATTCTGGACAACTGCCGGACGCTCAGCGAGGCGACGCCACTGCCGGTGAACGCCGATCTCGAGAACGGCTTCGCCGACGACCCCGTGGACGCGGCGAAGATGATCGAGGCGGCCTGTGCGTCCGGCGTGGTCGGAGCGTCCATCGAGGACTACACGGGGGACCGTCGCACGCCGATCTACGACTTCGGGTTGGCCGTCGACCGGGTGCGCGCGGCGGTGGAGGTGGCGCGCTCGCTGCCCCTGCCCTTCGTGCTCACCGCGAGGGCGGAGAACCTGCTGCACGGCGTCAACGATCTCGACGACACGATCGGGCGGTTGCAGGCATTCGAGGAAGCCGGCGCCGACGTGCTGTACGCGCCGGGACTTCGCACCCTGGCCGACATGCGCACGGTGGTCTCGTCGGTGGGCAAGCCCGTCAACGTCGTGATGGGCTTCGCGGATCCGTCGATCACGCTGGAGCAGCTGGCGGAGGTCGGGGTGCGGCGGGTGAGCATCGGCGGCGCGCTCTCCAGGATCGCGTTGAAGTCCTTTATGGACGCGGCGCGGCAGATGCGCGGGGGCAGGTTCGGGTTCGTGGCCGAGCTGCCGCCGATCTCCGAGCTGCACGAGGCGTTCACCCGCGACGAGTGA